cagcaaagtgcccttagggccaagacagccaatggtgtcctggggtgcagcaagaaaagtgtggccagcagggctggggaggatcttctccccctctgctctgccctctgaggccatacctggaggattgtgtccagttttggcctccccagttccagagagacagagacctgctggagagagtccaacagaggctatgaggatgatgaaggggcttggacatctctgctgtgaagaaagactgagagccctggtagtctggagaggagaaggctgagaggggatctcatcaatgtctgtAAATGTTTGAGGGGTGGGGGACGACTGGAGGGTCTAATCTCTTTCTGATGGTGcacagtaacaggacaaggaacaatggatagaaactggaacccaggaggttccacttcagcatgaggagaaacttatgtgtgagggtgctggaggcctggagcaggctgcccagagaggttgtggagtctcctgctgtggagatattcaaaccccatctggatgtgttcctgtgtgacctgccctgggtgatcctgctctggcagggggttggattggatgatttctggaggtcccttccaacctctaacatactgtgattctgtgaacagtcacagctgctcagcatgGACTTCCTCATTAGCCTGTTGAGGGGTGTCAACTTTAATATTAAACCCACAGTTAATTAGGCAAAGGTTGACTTTTGGgcaccccagcaccagaacctgCTTTGTAGTTGGCGGTTTCTGTCCTctgagccctgctccagcagtttcagccaaagcagagctgtctgATCTTCACAAGgcttccttctgcagctctctggcagcagcctggcagatcTGCACTTCAAAAACACTGCTGAGGGGctcaaagcaaactgaggcacTGTCTCTGGACCTTGCTCTCAAAGCTGCTAACCCAACCTGCCTCCCTGTCCCACGGCCAGCTGGGAGGTTTCGATTTGGGTTTCAGTTCTGGGTTTCAGTTTTGAGACTCCccggttcaagagggacaagaatctgctggagagagcccaatggagagctatgaggatgatgaaggggcttggacacctctgctgtgaagaaagactgagagccctggtagtctggagaggagaaggctgagaggggatctcatcaatgtctgtaaatgtctgaggggtggggggcaagacaCAGGTGGCAGGCTGTgactttccaaagccacctggatgtgttcctgtgtgaccctgctctggcaacccctaacattctgtgattcatgacaCCATCCCTCCACAGGTCCTTTTGGCTTCTCTGCAGGTGGCAGCAGAAGAGGACAGGGAGACCCTGATGCACTGACAGGCAACCATGTCTGGGGTGAGCAGACAGCCACAGGGGTGCCAGCACTTTCTCTGCTGATGGCAGTGACGTCctcacaggagcacagtgggGTGGAGGAGGGCTCATGCCCTTGTCTTCAGATGGTCCTTGGGGCTGGCCCTCATGGCTGTGGGAGCCAGAGGGGAGCCAgctcttgctgtgctgctggagctgcctcctcccctgcagAAGCATTGGCCTCCCGGGACACAGTGTGTCACCAAGCACGACCACACCAAGCCCAAGGCCCAGGAGCTGGCTTTCCACAAGGGTGATgtggtcaccatcattgaagccGTGGAGGTGAGCCGAGGGACCTGCTGCCGCAGGAAGGCACAGAGAGGGTGGGACCCAAGTGCCACcagatgagctgccagagccagccctCCGTTGCCAGCAGGatgtccttctccttcccttgcaCTGAGACCCTCTCGCCTGCAGGGCAAGGGCTGGTACCGTGCCAAGCACAACGAGacggggcaggaggggctgctggcGGCCAGCGCGCTGCGGCAGCGAGGAGCCATCCGCATCGACCCCAAGCTCAGCCTCATGCCGTGAGTACAGCTCGGGGAGGATGGGGTCTGGCGCGTTCCCCCCAGCCAGGGGTTGGGTggcctgctggggacagagctacCCAGAGCCATACCCTGGTGAGGGAGGGGTCTGCAGTGCCAGTGCCTGGCTTTAGAGACTCCCAGTCGTGTGCATCCAGCTGGGATGGATCTGAGCGGGAGGGATTTGTATGCGGTGAGCTCTGCGCAGCTTCGGCAGGGGCTCCGCTTTCCCCATCCcgctgctggcactgggggcagcctgctggCATGGCCCTTCTTGCCAACgcccctctccccagctggtTCCACGGGAAGATCTCGGGGGTGGAGGCGGTGCAGGAGCTACAGCCCCCCGAGGATGGTCTGTTCCTGGTGCGTGAGTCCGTCCGGCACCCCGGGGACTATGTGCTGTGCGTCAGCCGCGGCGGCGCCGTGATCCACTACCGCGTGCTGCACCAGGACAGCACCCTCAGCATCGACAGCCAGCACTACTTCTCCAACCTCATCGACATGATCGAGGTGAGCCCCCACCCCGGGCGGTGAGCCCCACCAGCGCCAGCCCGAGGGTGAGAACCTcgtgctgctcctcacccctctCTTCTGTGGTTCTCACTGGGTTCCATCACTTGGTGTAATTCTCCATCCCTGCCAAAAGCTTGTGGTTCCCACTCAGTTTGGGGGGCAATGAACGCACCTGGGATGCCCCAGAAATGCCAACCAcccatgccagcagcagcctgagttccctgcccagggccatgttTGCCCCTGTAGAGTGCTTCACACCTCAGCAGGGCTTGGGGCATTTTGGAAAAATAAGACCTTGGCAGCCTCTGCTACCCCTGAACCCCACATGAGGACTGAGCCCCACCAAGGCTTTGAGCTTTTTTGCTgtatttccttcctctccaagCCTCCTTCTCACCTGCTGACCCAGTGAGGCTCCCAGGCTGCCAccttaggtcccttccagaaagctcttccccaggGCCCATCCTTGCCCTGTCTCatagctgctgcctggctcctctccagcggCTTACACTCTCCTATTTTTCCCTCATTTAGGTACAGCTTCTGGTTTGGGATGGGATCTTTCCCCTttcagctgccctgccctgctctgtaaACCCAACACTGTCCAACTAcctttggctgctgcagcatgcaCCAGGGGGTTTAACCAGGCTCACAAGCAGCAcctcaccagcagcactccATACAGCCCATGGTCCCTAGCAGTGTCTCCCTGGCTGTGgccagaggggagcagggctgagatgTGGGCTGTGAATGGCAGGACTGGGGCAGATGTGGCGTTTTGCTCTGGGTTccttgagggtggtgatggtggtggggtCCTGTGGAGCATCCCATGGGCATTTCTTGGGCATCACTGCATCACCTCCATCTGCTCATCCCCTGGCAGCACTACATGAAGGAGCAAGGAGCCCTCTGCACCAAGCTGGTgaagcccaaaccaaaacctGGAACAAAGTCAGCCAAGGAGGAGTTGGCCAAAGGTAGGAGATGGCAGGAGAGGGTCATGGTCTCTGTTTTGGGGACAAGGCAGCATGGCCCAGTTGGTGGCCCCTGTTAACCTGTCCTtgtgcctgtgcccagctggctggtTGCTGAACCTGCAGGACCTCACACTGGGAGATCGCATCGGGCAAGGCGAGTTTGGAGGTGGGTGAGAAGATGAGGTTGGAGCTTCCCTGTCTGACACCTTCCCCAGTGGCTTTCCCTAACATCCCCTCCTATGGCATGGGGGCTCAGCCAGGGATGTGGGAAGCTGTGACCTGGGCTGATCCTGACCCTTCTGTGTCTGCTCCAGACGTCCTGCAGGGCAGTTACATGGGGCAGAAGGTGGCTGTGAAGAACATCAAGTGTGATGTGACCGCCCAGGCCTTCCTTGCCGAGACAGCTGCCATGACGTGAGTGCCTGTGGCCAAACATGGCCCAACCCTGCCCCACGAGCAAGGCACAAGCAGGCACCCCCCTGGCCTGCATCCCCTCCATTTCAGGA
The DNA window shown above is from Dryobates pubescens isolate bDryPub1 chromosome 31, bDryPub1.pri, whole genome shotgun sequence and carries:
- the MATK gene encoding megakaryocyte-associated tyrosine-protein kinase isoform X2; the protein is MSGKHWPPGTQCVTKHDHTKPKAQELAFHKGDVVTIIEAVEGKGWYRAKHNETGQEGLLAASALRQRGAIRIDPKLSLMPWFHGKISGVEAVQELQPPEDGLFLVRESVRHPGDYVLCVSRGGAVIHYRVLHQDSTLSIDSQHYFSNLIDMIEHYMKEQGALCTKLVKPKPKPGTKSAKEELAKAGWLLNLQDLTLGDRIGQGEFGDVLQGSYMGQKVAVKNIKCDVTAQAFLAETAAMTKVRHKNLVCLLGVILHNGLYIVMEFMGKGNLVNFLRTRGRALVPARQLLLFALDVAQGMDYLESKKLVHRDLAARNILISEENVAKVSDFGLARVNPKGADGTLLPVKWTAPEALKHNKFSSKSDVWSYGILLWETFSFGRAPYPKLSLKEVTELLEQGYRMEPPEGCPPTIYALMRSCWDTEPGKRPSFKKLTEKLQKELKHLRDV
- the MATK gene encoding megakaryocyte-associated tyrosine-protein kinase isoform X1; protein product: MAVGARGEPALAVLLELPPPLQKHWPPGTQCVTKHDHTKPKAQELAFHKGDVVTIIEAVEGKGWYRAKHNETGQEGLLAASALRQRGAIRIDPKLSLMPWFHGKISGVEAVQELQPPEDGLFLVRESVRHPGDYVLCVSRGGAVIHYRVLHQDSTLSIDSQHYFSNLIDMIEHYMKEQGALCTKLVKPKPKPGTKSAKEELAKAGWLLNLQDLTLGDRIGQGEFGDVLQGSYMGQKVAVKNIKCDVTAQAFLAETAAMTKVRHKNLVCLLGVILHNGLYIVMEFMGKGNLVNFLRTRGRALVPARQLLLFALDVAQGMDYLESKKLVHRDLAARNILISEENVAKVSDFGLARVNPKGADGTLLPVKWTAPEALKHNKFSSKSDVWSYGILLWETFSFGRAPYPKLSLKEVTELLEQGYRMEPPEGCPPTIYALMRSCWDTEPGKRPSFKKLTEKLQKELKHLRDV